Proteins co-encoded in one Pocillopora verrucosa isolate sample1 chromosome 1, ASM3666991v2, whole genome shotgun sequence genomic window:
- the LOC131800208 gene encoding QRFP-like peptide receptor, protein MPDSFNKLRTFTPMYRNFTNPSGKPKLGDKCYADVYTVICVLNIVCSLTASLGNFLVLGAVWKTRILHKPTNLLVSGLAVSDLGVGVLIQPLFTLFLILEMRSEEFIPDMWKIFRSIQAVFQSATVLILTSISVDRFLALQLHLKYVSMVTINKTATLLCFIWVTSAFCAMTVFIDNNLYRNFIITLILLCLVINSSMHFMIYRICHRHRVQIQVQIRAQNGLETLNIKRYRKSLITMIFLFILLMACYLPYICMRAAVNFIHWSLPFRRFVMRCTLFLVYLNSSLNPLVYCWRMREMRSAVKQFWKSLHP, encoded by the coding sequence ATGCCAGATAGTTTCAACAAGCTACGAACGTTTACACCCATGTATAGAAACTTTACAAACCCGAGCGGTAAGCCCAAACTGGGCGACAAATGTTACGCCGATGTCTACACTGTCATCTGCGTTCTAAATATCGTGTGTTCGTTGACAGCATCTTTGGGGAATTTCTTAGTTCTCGGTGCAGTTTGGAAGACACGAATCTTACACAAGCCGACGAATTTGCTCGTCTCTGGACTCGCTGTGTCTGACTTGGGAGTCGGAGTTCTTATTCAGCCATTATTcactttgtttttgattttggaaatgagATCAGAGGAATTTATTCCAGATATGTGGAAGATCTTTAGATCCATACAAGCCGTTTTTCAGTCTGCGACTGTTCTGATTCTAACTTCGATCAGCGTAGACAGATTTCTCGCCCTTCAGCTGCATTTAAAGTACGTTTCCATGGTTACAATTAACAAGACAGCCACCTTACTGTGTTTTATATGGGTTACAAGCGCTTTCTGTGCGATGACGGTTTTCATCGACAATAATTTATATCGTAACTTTATAATCACGCTTATACTGTTGTGTCTCGTGATAAATTCTTCCATGCACTTCATGATCTATCGCATTTGTCACCGTCACCGAGTTCAGATTCAAGTTCAAATACGAGCACAAAACGGACTAGAAACTCTTAATATCAAACGCTACAGGAAATCTCTTATCACCAtgattttcttgtttattttactcATGGCGTGTTATCTTCCTTATATTTGTATGCGTGCTGCTGTGAACTTCATCCATTGGTCCTTACCGTTCAGGAGGTTTGTGATGAGGTGTACGCTCTTTTTGGTTTACTTGAATTCTTCGCTAAATCCGCTGGTGTATTGCTGGCGCATGAGAGAGATGCGTTCCGCTGTGAAGCAGTTTTGGAAATCTCTTCACCCGTGA